A single Plasmodium vivax scf_7149 genomic scaffold, whole genome shotgun sequence DNA region contains:
- a CDS encoding hypothetical protein (encoded by transcript PVX_107735A): MEFSHLPAYQKYNGFNYFRVTRDAEEICEKQGIQDGEAKNFCKRAVTILKNLHSSNYYSQNRKDDCVYFQHWFSDQVRRKFSNNDKYFSNYELSNNLFDVINNVNYEEKDHPDRRCYASRNAGSVKVEKDLHDYFRNFNHINCKDGDREKCRMYYNYVNYINDIYKQRKENNLCCYLVDETVERECTHYFNCKDQYNPKHLLESLKNQIEIIERGNTHGNFRSEELNQRIASEVQNYQSSYGSHEVTSFAPQDFNILNERLLRTRKIHNGLILGVMIGVFLGLLFYIKTHSAKLWRKKRRAENINSYMSDVSSNYSSATSETGSEYTPSEYTPSEYTPSEYTPSDSGASSMYLSYQSSRSRL, from the exons ATGG AATTTAGTCATCTTCCTGCAtaccaaaaatataatggaTTCAATTATTTCAGGGTTACGCGTGACGCGGAGGAAATCTGTGAAAAACAAGGGATTCAGGATGGGGAAGCTAAAAACTTTTGTAAACGAGCAGTAACtatcttaaaaaatttgcacagtAGTAATTACTATAGCCAAAATCGTAAAGATGATTGTGTTTATTTCCAGCATTGGTTCAGTGATCAGGTAAGGAGAAAATTTAGTAATAATGATAAGTATTTTAGTAACTATGAACTTTCAAATAATCTTTTTGATGTAATAAACAATGTCAattatgaagaaaaggatCATCCTGATCGTAGATGCTATGCTTCCCGTAATGCGGGAAGTGTTAAGGTTGAGAAAGACTTGCACGATTATTTCAGAAACTTTAACCATATTAATTGTAAAGACGGAGATAGGGAAAAATGTCgtatgtattataattacGTTAACTAtattaatgatatatataagcaACGTAAAGAAAATAACTTATGTTGTTACCTTGTTGATGAAACGGTGGAGAGAGAATGTACgcattattttaattgtaaAGATCAGTATAATCCCAAGCATTTATTAGagagtttaaaaaatcaaATCGAAATAATAGAAAGAGGAAATACACACGGAAACTTTCGAAGTGAAGAACTGAACCAACGTATTGCTAGTGAAGTACAAAATTATCAAAGTTCTTATGGTTCACATGAGGTTACAAGCTTTGCACCCCAGGattttaatatattgaaTGAAAGATTATTGAGAACTCGTAAAATTCACAATGGGTTGATACTTGGAGTAATGATAGGAGTATTTCTCggattattattttacattaaa ACCCATTCTGCAAAGctatggagaaaaaaaagaagagcggaaaatataaatagttATATGAGTGATGTTAGTTCAAATTACTCAAGCGCAACATCAGAGACTGGTTCAGAATACACCCCTTCAGAATACACCCCTTCAGAATACACCCCTTCAGAATACACTCCTTCAGATTCGGGAGCTAGTAGTATGTACCTTTCATATCAATCTTCACGAAGCAGATTGTGA
- a CDS encoding hypothetical protein (encoded by transcript PVX_107740A), with translation MAEWEKLLRYFPAYRKYDEFNRVTATHDAKEICEKQGIQDENAKAFCERAVTILKELHNNDNDRNRIDKCVYFQHWFSDQVRKNFSNNDKYFSNYELSNNLFDVINNVNYDEKIYTERRCYASRNAGNVKAEKDLHDYFRNFNSINCVNKEKATCERYYDYVKYINDIYKQRKENNLCCYLVGDIVEPECRHYFDCKDQYNPKYLMDRLKREIKQVEDAENRGTTWSGESSRHFAVQEDNYMSNYDMPVFTNFTPQDFHTLNESLLRTRRLHNGFILAGMVGVFLGLLFYIKVSKITYKCMNCS, from the exons ATGGCTGAATGG GAAAAACTATTACGTTATTTCCCCGCATACCGAAAATATGATGAATTCAATCGTGTCACTGCTACGCATGACGCGAAGGAAATCTGTGAAAAACAAGGGATTCAGGATGAGAATGCTAAAGCTTTTTGTGAACGAGCAGTAACTATCTTAAAAGAATTACATAATAATGACAATGACAGAAACCGTATCGATAAATGCGTTTATTTCCAGCATTGGTTCAGTGATCAGgtaaggaaaaattttagtAATAATGATAAGTATTTCAGTAATTATGAACTTTCAAATAATCTTTTTGATGTTATAAACAATGTTAATTATGATGAAAAGATTTATACCGAACGTAGATGCTATGCTTCTCGTAATGCGGGAAATGTTAAGGCTGAGAAAGATTTGCACGATTACTTCAGAAACTTTAACAGTATTAATTGtgtaaataaagaaaaggctACATGCGAAAGGTATTATGACTACGTTAAGTAtattaatgatatatataagcaACGTAAAGAAAATAACTTGTGTTGTTACTTAGTTGGTGATATTGTGGAGCCTGAATGTAGACATTATTTTGATTGTAAAGATCAATATAATCCCAAATATCTAATGGATAggttaaaaagagaaattaaACAAGTAGAAGATGCAGAAAACAGAGGAACAACCTGGAGTGGAGAATCAAGTCGACACTTTGCCGTTCAAGAGGATAACTATATGAGCAATTATGACATGCCTGTATTTACAAACTTTACACCCCAGGATTTTCACACACTGAATGAAAGTTTATTACGAACACGTAGATTGCACAACGGCTTTATACTTGCTGGAATGGTAGGAGTATTTCTCggattattattttacattaaagtaagcaaaattacatataaatgtatgaaTTGTTCATAA
- a CDS encoding variable surface protein Vir 12-like (encoded by transcript PVX_107745A) → MSLRKINSQLLGEGLLRDLPANQKYKELNTDEDVEYNTDICKKHGLYWGDAQDFCDRAVSNLKKVNSISNKQRHNEECSYFQHWFYDEIRKNYKKKGWYINNTDNSNNLFDVINEFNLVDKVNTNKCNLYSNRSVEDVIEEKALHDYFKNFDRIGCDGLSEETCQMYYNYVQYINDLYKKYDNKYLCCYTTDDVVEDACKRFFKCGKRYNPQNLLVKLGGHIQQLQSQRIGNVDYGSQDNLNTYDSSEAGYLSPHNYQYNYDMEPEYDSTVKSHKFRNVSIITGMIGIFLGLLFYIRSNSAKHKRRRRRESNVDDNMSNFSETDSNVSSRDDLDSIFSDFPKKRLYLAYHA, encoded by the exons ATGTCTTTAAGAAAAATCAATAGTCAGCTTTTAGGA GAAGGATTATTACGCGATTTACCTGCAaaccaaaaatataaagaattaaatACTGATGAAGATGTAGAATACAACACTGATATATGTAAGAAACATGGACTTTACTGGGGGGATGCCCAAGATTTTTGTGATCGAGCAGtatcaaatttgaaaaaagtaaattccATAAGTAATAAGCAAAGACATAATGAGGAATGTTCTTATTTCCAGCATTGGTTCTATGATGAGATtaggaaaaattacaaaaaaaaagggtggtACATTAATAACACTGATAATTCCAACAATCTCTTTGATGTTATCAACGAATTTAATTTAGTAGATAAAGTAAACactaataaatgtaatttatattctAACCGTAGTGTGGAAGATGTCATAGAAGAAAAAGCTTTGCATgattatttcaaaaattttgacCGCATTGGATGTGATGGATTAAGTGAGGAAACATGCcaaatgtattataattatgttcaATATATTAacgatttatataaaaaatatgataacaAGTATTTATGTTGTTACACTACCGATGATGTGGTGGAGGATGCGTGTAAGCGTTTTTTTAAGTGTGGGAAAAGGTATAACCCCCAAAATCTGTTAGTTAAGTTAGGTGGACACATTCAACAATTACAAAGCCAAAGGATAGGCAATGTGGATTATGGATCACAAGATAATCTAAACACTTATGATTCATCTGAAGCGGGATACTTATCACCTCATAATtatcaatataattatgatatGGAACCAGAATATGATAGTACAGTGAAGTCTCATAAATTTCGCAATGTCTCCATTATTACTGGAATGATAGGAATATTTCTCGGTTTACTATTTTACATTAGG TCCAATTCAGCAAAGcacaaaagaagaagaagaagagaatCAAACGTGGATGACAATATGAGTAACTTTAGTGAAACTGACTCGAACGTTTCATCAAGGGACGATTTAGATTCTATTTTTTCAGATTTCCCAAAAAAGAGGTTATATCTTGCATACCACGCTTAA